In Gadus chalcogrammus isolate NIFS_2021 chromosome 13, NIFS_Gcha_1.0, whole genome shotgun sequence, the genomic stretch CTCAGTGAATAGACAGATGTTTGATCGTATCAAAAGATAAACTGCAGATGCTCAGgatcaaacccacaacctttctAAAACCCTACGTGCACCCATACCTTCCTGCCCATTATAGACTAACGTTggacacatatgcacatatttatccatctatccatgTGCCTGtctttccatccatccagccatgtgtgtctgtctgcctgtccgtctgttcATCAGGTGTGTGATGACTACGACGTGCAGCAGAAGGAGTTTTATTTTGACAGGAATCCCGGTCTCTTTCCTTACCTTCTTCACTTCTATCAGACGGGAAAACTACACATCATGGAGGACCTGTGCGTCTTCTCCTTCAGGTACAAACACCCTTCTCTATTTGAAGGACTTAACATGACAGAGGTTATCTTATTGTGGCCTTATGTAGACTTATTGAACTGGGCCAATGTGCATCTTTAACAAACCTATTATCCATTATATCAAGAGACAAGCTGTGAATTTAGTAAGCACTGCATAACTTGCACTAAATGTAAAGGGAATGCATTTATAAATTAACTTTTCTAACCTGTGGACACTCAAAGCACTCAAAGCAGATTCATGTCCGACGCTCGTCTGTAGCAGGTTAGCCTTATTCATAGTAACCCTGGGTGAAATGCCTGCAGTGGCCAAACCACACATTTCCTACAGGAAAGACTGGAAGCACTATGCTATGCTACGCTAGTGTACACCAGGCTACAGATAGGACTGGACGTACTATGCTGTGCCAGTGTATGCTAGGCTTCACAAAGATCATCATGGACTGCGCACAGCTTATTGACACAGTGATTGACAGTACCTGTATCTGGACCTCTGTGTTGATCGATTGTAGCAGTATCAATAATGATGGTTCTCAGCCTCACTAAAATTCTCGTCACGGATTCTTCTTCCTGATTGGCTACAGCCAGGAGATAGAATACTGGGGCATCAATGAGTTCTTCCTGGACAGTTGCTGTAGTTACCGTTTCCATGACCGCAAGCTAGAGAGCAGCCGCCATCGCAGCTGGGACGATGAGAGCGACGTCAGCAGTGTGGACACTTCCGTGGACGAGATCTCAGATCTAAACAGGTAAACAACACCTGACCAGGTACACAACACCCGAACAGGATCTCATTAACATGAAGAGGTAAACAACACCTCAACCGGTAGTTAATCTGAACAGGTAAACAACACCTCAACAGGTAAACAACACCTGACCAGGTACACAGCACCTTAACAGGTTCTCATTAACATGAAGAGgtaaacaacaccaccacaggTAAACAACACCTCAACAGGTAGTTAACCTTAACAGGTAAACAACACCTCAACAGGTAAACAACACCACAATAGGCAAACATCAGCCTGACCAGGTAAAAAACACCTGAACAGGTAAACCCGGAATAATCTCATCAAGCGAAAGAcctgagagagaaaaggagggaaggaaggcaGGAAGTTGGTTGAATTGTGGTGAGGTATGTTTATACTTTAGTAACAGTTGAATATCCAGTAATGATCTGAGTCCTCTCCCAgcatgaggtcaaaggtcacggtGATACAGACAGGGACCACAGACACAATGATCAGAGGGCCGCCTTTGTTACAACTTCTATCTCCAGTTCATTCACCTGGTTTTAATGGTCTTTAAAAATGCAAGACAAAAACAATACAGTATTAATAACGTTTTACTGCCAATACTTTTCTTGGATATTGGCCAAAGGCATCTTTGTCTTGGGTTGTGCTGATCCTCCTCTCATTTGGGTCGCTAGGGACATGCTGCGTTTCCAGGAAGTGCCCTATGGCAATGCAAGGCGGTGTCTCTGGCTGACCCTGGAGAACCCTGGCTACTCCATCCCCAGCAAGGTGTTCAGCCTGCTGTCCATCAGCGTGGTGCTCACCTCCATCGCTGCCACGTGCATCCACAGCATGCCAGAACACCAGGTAGGTactgctacatgctacatgctacatgctacagcaTGCCAGAACACCTGGTAGGTTCTGCTACATGCTACAGCATACCAGTGCAATAGGTAGGTACTGCTACCTGCTACAGCATGCCAGTACACCAGGTAGGTACTGCTACATACTACATGCTATAGCATGCCTGTTACACCAGGTATGTTCGGCTATCTGCTACATGCTATAGCATGCCATTACACCAGGTAGGTTTAGCTTACATGCTAAATGCTACAGCAGGCCAGAACACCAGATAGGTACTGCAACATACTACCAGTGTATTCTATAATACAGGTTGGACAGGAAGCACCATGGTAGCTAGCTACACTAATTTTACAGCAGTTCAAACTATATTTTAACTGCATATCACAGGTTGTCAAAACATCAGGTTTTGACAACCATGCTACATACTCCATAACTCAGCAGAACAAACGTAACAAAGTACAGATTGACCAGATtgcccccctctccatctccagagCTTCGACGAAGATGGGAAACTGATGGAAGACCCCATCATGCAGATTCTGGAGGTCTTCTGTACCTGCTGGTTCTCCTTTGAGGTGAGACAAGCTCACAAGCCGCTAATGCAAGACGCCAGTACTAGCTAGTTATGGTAGCTCGTAAAGCAAGATTCTAAGGTTAGCTGATTATGATACATGCTCTCTGCTGCTAATCCTGGATGCTAATGCTAGTGCTGCTAATGCTAACCACTAACACTAGTTGTAGTATTGGTGTCTGTGGCCTTTCTTTGGCCACTTTCAGAAAAGCCAACATGGCAAAGGCATTCATTTTAATCAAATGTTAATAGCAAATAGCCAAACACAGCCACAGATTTCCCTCCCTCACAGGTGGTGACAAGGCTGCTGCTAGCTCCTAACCAGAGGAAGTTCTTCCACCATCCTCTGAACATCATAGACTTGGTGTCTGTGGTCCCTGTCTACATCACTGGGACCTTTGACCTCATGCTGGGGGAAGCGTCAGAACGCGGAATTCTGGGGGCACTCCTTCAGGTTCGAAACTTTGAGATCCTTTCTGGATATTCAACTGTTACTAAAGTATAAATAACATACATCACCACACTTCAACCAACTTCCTTGCTCCTGCCTTTCTTCCCTTCTCTTGTCTCGCAGGTCTTTCGCTTGATGCGAATATTTCGGGTGTTGAAGCTGGCCAGACACTCCACAGGCCTCCGATCTCTGGGAGCCACGCTACAGGTAGGACTGGGAGCACAATGCTATGCCATCCTATGCTATGCTACTAGGCTACAGGTAGGACTGAATGCACTATTTTACTCCCTACTATTGTATGCTAGGCTACAGGTAGGACCGGAAGCACTATGCTTTGctttgctatgctatgctagtgTACGCTAGGCTACAGGTTGGACAGGAAGCTCTATCTTCGCTAGCAAAACTAGCATGACAGTGCCTTAATATCTTCTTGTTGTCATTTCCCGAGTTTCATTCAAATCTATTAAGGCTCCCACGATTAACAATGgatatattgtttatatattata encodes the following:
- the si:dkey-43k4.5 gene encoding potassium voltage-gated channel subfamily S member 2, translated to MVRGSLPGWGQQDPKEVLVHVNVGGLKRSLCSSTLRNFPETRLGKLLSCDTEEAILQVCDDYDVQQKEFYFDRNPGLFPYLLHFYQTGKLHIMEDLCVFSFSQEIEYWGINEFFLDSCCSYRFHDRKLESSRHRSWDDESDVSSVDTSVDEISDLNRDMLRFQEVPYGNARRCLWLTLENPGYSIPSKVFSLLSISVVLTSIAATCIHSMPEHQSFDEDGKLMEDPIMQILEVFCTCWFSFEVVTRLLLAPNQRKFFHHPLNIIDLVSVVPVYITGTFDLMLGEASERGILGALLQVFRLMRIFRVLKLARHSTGLRSLGATLQHSYREVGILLLYLGVGVSVFSGMAYTAEYEEDVGLDTIPACWWWGTVSMTTVGYGDVVPVTVAGKLAASGCILGGTLVVALPITIIFNKFSHFYRKQKALEASVRNHDPQQGVRRAQEGPEPSSDGDSRCLDDDDEDEEEDYDVDFEEDGGVVNYSYVEHPSYTGRTERC